From a region of the Leptospira kmetyi serovar Malaysia str. Bejo-Iso9 genome:
- a CDS encoding penicillin acylase family protein, whose amino-acid sequence MKNFVQYVSDFWNRTPLWIRRSLIVVLVLIIFVKALFAFLIYSKAPRLSGELKAPGLAKPVSVIRDSYGVPHIQSEDSSSAYFALGYVSASDRLFQMEILRRAAKGELSEVLGAELVPTDTFLRQILLKRTAEKMLTEASKGNPQILKELDSFLEGINFFLKTESLPIEFTILGYQPKPFDRIDVLSALSLLSFSFAEALRNDSLYTILEKRLPNRNVGEVFPRHDTEDPFSIQENQPSFSPKKLVTYGKNFFPSRDNKADKNEKEANPFSVSKSENESASDLEDFGSVIRKTNRILEELPLFLGSNSWVIAPSRSTTGGAILANDPHIGYSNPGTWYEVHLKAGDHETYGYHLPIVPFPLIAHNAKKAWALTMLENDDMDFYEEVLHPTKSNLVKEKGNWVPVEVFKESIPVKGEESREITIQVTSHGPIVSKPIPGYNGPVVSIYWVFHHLSVPILETIYSLGRCSTLQECSAVAADLPAPGLNVSYADAKGNIAWWGVGRFPLRKKKTNTRKILNGSTGEDDVIGYLPFSQNPKLINPPEGIILTANHLPAYDLKGFGRPEGYWQESDRGRRIYELLSQKKNWSVDDVKKVQTDVHSFSARTIVPLISLEIEEDRNWSGVFKEALEIYRKFDGENTLDSSGATIFHTLNQFVMLNLWLDEFGESDLNVFGQSAERWNAYKSILANPKSDFWDDLKTPDKRETRKEILIRSFIQTVRYLSKEHGGSPSSWKWGKAHRITFEHPMGKVPVLGSIFNQGPFPVVSGESVINLMNQKEINPKMSPHVGPSKRRIIDLSNPENSWSVLPTGNSGNMGSPFYGDQIQMFLNGEHREIRFSQSQIEKDSKYVLKFVP is encoded by the coding sequence ATGAAAAATTTCGTTCAATACGTTTCCGATTTCTGGAATCGAACTCCGTTGTGGATTCGCAGATCCTTGATTGTCGTTCTTGTTCTGATCATTTTTGTAAAAGCGTTGTTCGCATTTTTAATCTATTCGAAAGCTCCCCGTTTATCCGGAGAACTCAAAGCGCCCGGGCTTGCAAAACCGGTTTCGGTGATACGGGATTCTTACGGAGTTCCGCACATTCAATCCGAAGATTCTTCGTCCGCCTATTTTGCGTTAGGTTATGTGAGCGCGAGCGATCGTTTGTTTCAGATGGAAATTCTCAGAAGAGCCGCTAAGGGAGAATTATCCGAAGTACTCGGAGCGGAGCTGGTTCCCACGGATACTTTTTTAAGACAGATTCTTTTAAAAAGAACGGCCGAAAAAATGCTAACGGAAGCTTCGAAAGGAAATCCGCAGATCCTCAAAGAGCTCGATTCCTTTTTGGAAGGAATCAATTTCTTTTTAAAAACGGAATCTCTTCCGATCGAATTTACGATTCTCGGTTATCAGCCGAAACCTTTTGATCGGATCGACGTTTTAAGCGCGCTTTCTTTGTTGTCGTTTTCGTTTGCCGAAGCGTTGCGAAACGATTCTCTTTATACGATTTTGGAAAAGAGACTTCCGAATCGCAACGTCGGAGAAGTTTTTCCAAGACACGATACGGAAGATCCGTTTTCGATTCAGGAGAATCAACCTTCCTTTTCTCCGAAAAAACTCGTGACGTACGGAAAAAACTTTTTTCCAAGCCGGGATAACAAGGCCGACAAAAACGAAAAAGAGGCAAATCCATTCTCCGTTTCCAAATCGGAAAACGAATCCGCTTCCGACTTGGAAGATTTCGGTTCCGTGATTCGAAAAACGAATCGGATCTTGGAAGAACTTCCTTTGTTTTTAGGAAGCAATTCTTGGGTGATCGCCCCGTCTCGATCAACGACGGGCGGTGCGATTCTCGCAAACGATCCTCATATCGGTTACAGCAATCCGGGAACTTGGTATGAGGTTCATCTAAAAGCGGGAGATCACGAAACATACGGTTATCATCTTCCGATCGTTCCATTTCCTTTAATCGCGCATAACGCGAAGAAGGCCTGGGCTTTGACGATGTTGGAAAACGACGATATGGATTTTTACGAAGAGGTTTTGCATCCTACGAAATCGAATCTCGTAAAGGAAAAAGGAAATTGGGTTCCCGTCGAAGTTTTTAAGGAATCGATTCCCGTGAAAGGGGAAGAATCGAGAGAGATTACGATCCAAGTGACTTCTCATGGACCGATCGTTTCCAAACCGATTCCCGGTTATAACGGTCCGGTCGTCTCGATCTATTGGGTTTTTCATCATCTTTCCGTTCCGATTCTGGAAACAATTTATTCCCTCGGACGTTGTTCCACGTTGCAGGAATGTTCCGCGGTCGCGGCCGATCTTCCTGCGCCGGGCTTAAACGTTTCTTACGCAGATGCGAAGGGGAACATCGCGTGGTGGGGAGTGGGTAGATTTCCCCTTCGTAAAAAGAAAACGAATACTCGTAAAATTCTAAACGGATCGACGGGAGAAGACGACGTGATCGGATATCTTCCGTTTTCTCAAAATCCGAAACTGATCAATCCGCCGGAGGGAATCATTCTTACCGCGAATCATCTTCCCGCATACGATCTCAAAGGTTTCGGAAGACCGGAAGGTTATTGGCAGGAATCGGATCGGGGGAGAAGGATCTACGAACTTCTATCTCAGAAAAAAAATTGGTCCGTGGACGACGTCAAAAAAGTTCAAACCGACGTTCATTCTTTCTCGGCGCGAACGATCGTACCTTTGATTTCTTTGGAGATCGAAGAGGATCGGAATTGGTCCGGCGTTTTTAAGGAGGCGTTGGAAATTTACAGAAAGTTCGACGGAGAAAACACGTTAGACTCATCGGGAGCTACGATCTTTCACACGCTCAATCAATTCGTAATGTTGAATCTTTGGCTCGACGAATTCGGAGAATCCGATCTGAACGTTTTCGGTCAAAGCGCGGAACGATGGAACGCATACAAATCCATTCTTGCTAATCCGAAGTCGGATTTTTGGGACGATCTCAAAACTCCGGATAAACGCGAAACGAGAAAGGAAATTCTCATCCGTTCGTTTATTCAAACGGTTCGTTATCTTTCCAAGGAACACGGAGGTTCTCCTTCGTCTTGGAAATGGGGTAAGGCGCATCGGATCACTTTCGAACATCCGATGGGAAAGGTTCCGGTTCTCGGATCGATTTTCAATCAAGGACCTTTTCCGGTCGTTTCGGGAGAATCCGTGATCAACCTGATGAACCAAAAGGAAATCAATCCTAAAATGAGTCCCCACGTCGGTCCGTCCAAACGAAGAATTATCGATCTTTCGAATCCTGAAAATTCCTGGTCGGTGTTGCCCACCGGAAATTCGGGAAATATGGGTTCTCCGTTTTACGGGGATCAGATTCAAATGTTTTTAAACGGAGAACACCGCGAGATTCGATTCTCGCAATCTCAGATCGAGAAGGATTCGAAATATGTTTTAAAATTCGTTCCGTAA
- a CDS encoding DNA ligase: protein MNSFFKLCEELKEESDPIRKRRILTSYLSSCDLEELDVAFFYLSGKKEKGILREEELISFAREFSGKPNWLIESSIQEVGDCAEALALLTENSSQKKTKSATSTLLSIRKIAETIRSNGPVLSKRADSEKPEQIEEILFSFWNSAVVSEKIFLHRILLGKQILKIQDSILLFAIADCFDLEIAILFEKTKTFGVPWKSFSFLKTLSEWFSDRDEPIRLSETEIRIRIDPSFHVEWNKVEAEDFPEENSLNGHSYFLIPENCVTVQVVLNAFGAAVWTKENYVYQKEISETLEELFSSMGSTEFAGLELPELPIVLLGRLIEKDFKNTFVFYDILKYKGENLLNQINSHRIEILNSLFRKKSPRVEIVHRVEVPASDSMGRSLDINSFRKDILGENSEAFVFDPQDFRFYSIRAALKSVKAVLLYGRKAMSEEGFSFWELSFGLRKDREDSSLITIARISVGSEDSLFAELDLFFKENTIEKKGPIRGVPTFWRTELLFRSRVVSKRHKIGFFLEDVSLGKRIGVEEEIDSVDILLKM from the coding sequence GTGAATTCCTTTTTTAAACTCTGCGAAGAACTCAAAGAAGAATCGGATCCGATTCGAAAAAGAAGAATTCTTACCTCTTATCTTTCTTCTTGCGATTTGGAAGAACTCGACGTCGCATTCTTTTATTTAAGCGGCAAAAAAGAAAAAGGAATTCTCCGAGAAGAAGAATTGATTTCGTTCGCTCGAGAATTCTCGGGCAAACCGAATTGGTTGATTGAAAGTTCGATCCAAGAAGTCGGAGATTGCGCCGAGGCCTTGGCTCTTTTAACGGAGAATTCTTCCCAAAAGAAAACGAAATCGGCGACTTCAACGCTTCTTTCGATCCGAAAAATCGCGGAAACAATCCGATCCAACGGGCCCGTCCTTTCAAAACGAGCCGATTCCGAAAAGCCGGAACAAATCGAGGAAATCCTTTTTTCTTTTTGGAATTCGGCAGTCGTTTCCGAAAAAATTTTTCTTCATAGAATTCTTTTGGGAAAACAAATTCTTAAAATTCAGGATTCGATTTTACTTTTTGCGATCGCCGATTGTTTCGATTTGGAGATTGCGATCCTTTTCGAAAAAACGAAAACGTTCGGCGTTCCTTGGAAATCTTTTTCATTTTTGAAAACTCTTTCGGAATGGTTTTCCGATCGAGACGAACCGATTCGTTTATCCGAAACGGAAATTCGGATAAGAATCGATCCGTCCTTTCACGTAGAATGGAACAAGGTCGAAGCCGAGGATTTTCCCGAAGAAAATTCTTTAAACGGACATTCGTATTTTCTAATACCGGAAAACTGCGTTACGGTTCAAGTCGTTCTAAATGCATTTGGAGCCGCGGTATGGACCAAAGAAAATTACGTCTATCAAAAGGAAATTTCCGAAACCTTGGAGGAGCTTTTTTCTTCGATGGGATCCACGGAGTTTGCCGGGCTTGAGCTTCCGGAATTACCGATCGTCCTTTTAGGCCGGCTGATCGAAAAAGACTTCAAAAATACATTCGTTTTTTATGATATTCTTAAATACAAAGGCGAGAATCTTTTGAATCAAATCAATTCTCATCGGATTGAAATTTTAAATTCTCTCTTCCGTAAAAAATCTCCGCGTGTTGAAATCGTACATCGTGTTGAAGTTCCCGCCTCGGATTCGATGGGGCGATCGTTGGATATAAATTCTTTTCGAAAGGATATTCTCGGTGAAAATTCCGAGGCCTTTGTTTTTGATCCGCAAGATTTTCGATTTTATTCGATCCGGGCCGCGCTTAAAAGCGTCAAAGCCGTTTTGCTTTATGGAAGAAAGGCGATGAGCGAGGAAGGATTCTCCTTTTGGGAATTGAGTTTTGGTCTTCGGAAGGATCGGGAAGATTCTTCCCTGATTACGATCGCGCGAATCAGCGTCGGGTCGGAGGATTCTTTGTTTGCTGAGTTGGATCTTTTCTTTAAGGAGAATACGATTGAAAAGAAAGGTCCGATCCGAGGAGTTCCTACATTTTGGAGAACGGAACTTTTGTTTCGAAGTCGAGTGGTTTCAAAGAGACATAAGATCGGTTTTTTTCTCGAAGATGTCTCGCTTGGGAAGCGGATCGGGGTCGAAGAAGAGATCGATTCCGTCGATATTCTTTTGAAAATGTAG
- the queD gene encoding 6-carboxytetrahydropterin synthase QueD → MEEIELTKEFRFDAAHLLPNVPDGHKCKRLHGHSFRFKLHLKGKIDSKTGWLIDYAEVSKIVKPLIENHLDHYYLNDVPGLENPTSENISIWLWNHLKPLLPLLYKITLNETCTSACIYEGPKNSSQG, encoded by the coding sequence ATGGAAGAAATCGAACTCACCAAAGAATTCCGCTTCGACGCCGCTCATCTTTTACCGAACGTACCCGACGGCCATAAATGCAAACGACTGCATGGTCACAGCTTCCGGTTTAAACTTCATTTAAAAGGAAAGATCGATTCGAAAACGGGTTGGCTCATCGATTACGCCGAAGTCAGCAAGATCGTAAAACCTCTCATCGAAAATCATCTGGATCATTATTATCTCAACGACGTTCCGGGACTTGAGAATCCTACCTCGGAAAACATTTCGATCTGGCTCTGGAATCATCTCAAACCCTTGTTGCCCTTGCTTTATAAAATCACTCTGAACGAAACGTGCACGAGCGCCTGCATCTATGAAGGTCCGAAAAATTCTTCCCAAGGATAA
- the queC gene encoding 7-cyano-7-deazaguanine synthase QueC: MNSANDPTLKRKNSETKNRKKSSKESSEEFSNDKAVVLLSGGLDSTTCLYQALADGKQIQALSFDYGQRHRIELSYAKKVTRKLGIPHTIQKLKPELFLGSSLTQKSIKVPKNSLGKDEIPNTYVPGRNILFLSFAVSLAEGTGSDSIYIGVNAMDYSGYPDCRPEFIKMYEMAIQLGTKKGSQGSPIKIVTPLQNLTKKEIVLLGNRLKVPFHLTFSCYDPKNGKACGKCDACLLRKKGFQETGVSEK, encoded by the coding sequence TTGAATTCCGCAAACGATCCGACTTTAAAAAGAAAGAATTCCGAAACGAAGAATCGGAAGAAATCTTCGAAAGAATCTTCCGAAGAATTTTCGAACGACAAAGCGGTCGTTCTTTTATCCGGCGGATTGGATTCGACGACTTGTTTGTATCAAGCCTTGGCGGACGGAAAACAAATCCAAGCGCTCTCCTTCGATTACGGACAAAGACATAGAATCGAATTGTCTTACGCAAAGAAGGTAACCCGTAAATTAGGAATTCCTCACACGATTCAAAAGTTAAAACCCGAATTGTTCTTAGGTTCTTCCCTCACGCAAAAATCGATCAAGGTTCCGAAAAACTCTTTGGGAAAAGACGAGATCCCGAACACATACGTTCCGGGCCGCAACATTCTCTTTCTTTCCTTTGCGGTTTCACTCGCGGAAGGAACGGGTTCCGATTCCATTTATATCGGCGTCAACGCCATGGATTATTCCGGTTATCCGGATTGCAGACCCGAGTTTATCAAAATGTATGAGATGGCGATCCAACTCGGAACCAAAAAAGGAAGCCAAGGTTCTCCGATCAAAATCGTGACCCCGCTTCAAAATCTTACGAAGAAAGAAATCGTTCTTCTCGGGAATCGATTGAAGGTTCCCTTTCATCTTACATTCTCCTGCTACGACCCTAAGAACGGGAAAGCCTGCGGAAAATGCGACGCCTGTCTCTTGAGAAAAAAAGGTTTTCAGGAGACAGGAGTTTCTGAAAAGTGA
- a CDS encoding NAD(P) transhydrogenase subunit alpha, with protein sequence MEQFVGYLTIFLLAVFVGFEVITRIPPLLHTPLMSGSNAISGITIIGAILSLHSVNGPLINILGFIAMVAATINVVGGFLVTHRMLGMFKKKEK encoded by the coding sequence ATGGAACAGTTCGTAGGTTACCTGACGATCTTTTTATTAGCCGTATTCGTAGGTTTCGAGGTCATCACTAGAATTCCTCCCCTTTTACATACTCCTCTTATGTCAGGTTCCAATGCTATTTCCGGAATCACGATCATCGGAGCGATTCTCTCTCTTCATTCCGTAAACGGTCCATTGATCAATATTCTCGGATTTATCGCGATGGTCGCGGCTACGATCAACGTTGTTGGCGGGTTCTTGGTAACCCATAGAATGTTAGGAATGTTCAAGAAGAAAGAAAAGTAA
- a CDS encoding NAD(P)(+) transhydrogenase (Re/Si-specific) subunit beta, producing MEKSIINLVYLLSSVLFIVGLKLLSHPKTAVRGNFVGAVGMFFAVAAALVEKGLAYEYILAGFIVGTAIGVYLSVKVEMTSMPQLVAALNGFGGLASFLVAGAAVMEVLHQGTNLEVLKSYQFTISTAASGIIGAVTLTGSFVAYGKLQGLLSEKAVRYPGDQIVKILFFIGSIVLSYFVVIEPEKIEWYWYVVAVGSVLGILLVMPIGGADMPVVIALLNSYSGIAASATGFVLGNNVLIIAGSLVGASGIILTQIMCKAMNRSLPNVLFGGLGAAVDNSKGGEDIYAGKTKSTSAEEVAMLLDMAQRVVIVPGYGMAVAQAQHAVRDLYNILTDRGIDVEFAIHPVAGRMPGHMNVLLAEADIPYDKMKEMDEINPSFEQVDVVIINGANDVVNPLAKTDPNSPIAGMPILDVDKAKTVIVIKRSLSPGFAGVPNPLFIQDNALMYFQDGKKATQEIVAALKET from the coding sequence ATGGAAAAATCGATCATCAATTTAGTTTATCTTCTCTCCTCCGTCCTTTTTATCGTAGGATTGAAACTTCTTTCTCACCCGAAAACCGCAGTACGAGGAAACTTCGTAGGCGCGGTCGGTATGTTCTTCGCAGTGGCCGCCGCTCTTGTGGAAAAGGGTCTTGCCTATGAATATATCTTAGCGGGATTCATCGTAGGAACCGCGATCGGAGTTTATCTCTCCGTAAAAGTGGAAATGACTTCCATGCCTCAGCTCGTTGCGGCCTTGAACGGCTTCGGCGGTCTCGCTTCCTTTCTCGTCGCAGGCGCGGCGGTTATGGAAGTTCTTCATCAAGGAACCAACCTCGAAGTATTAAAATCGTATCAGTTTACGATTTCAACCGCAGCATCCGGAATTATCGGCGCCGTAACTCTTACGGGAAGTTTCGTGGCTTATGGAAAACTCCAAGGCTTACTTTCCGAAAAAGCGGTTCGTTATCCGGGTGATCAGATCGTAAAAATTCTTTTCTTCATCGGTTCCATCGTTCTCAGTTATTTCGTAGTCATCGAGCCTGAAAAGATAGAATGGTACTGGTATGTGGTTGCGGTCGGTTCCGTTTTAGGAATCCTTCTCGTTATGCCGATCGGCGGGGCCGATATGCCGGTGGTAATCGCGCTTCTGAACTCTTATTCGGGAATCGCGGCTTCCGCAACCGGATTCGTTCTCGGCAATAACGTTTTGATCATCGCAGGTTCACTCGTGGGAGCATCCGGAATCATTCTTACACAAATCATGTGTAAAGCGATGAACCGTTCTCTTCCGAACGTTCTTTTCGGTGGACTCGGCGCGGCGGTTGACAACTCCAAAGGCGGAGAAGATATCTACGCCGGAAAAACCAAAAGTACTTCCGCGGAAGAAGTCGCAATGCTTCTGGATATGGCTCAAAGAGTCGTGATCGTTCCGGGTTACGGAATGGCGGTTGCACAAGCTCAGCACGCAGTAAGAGATCTTTATAATATTCTAACGGATAGAGGAATCGACGTAGAGTTCGCGATTCACCCGGTTGCGGGAAGAATGCCCGGCCATATGAACGTTCTTCTTGCGGAAGCCGATATCCCTTACGACAAGATGAAGGAAATGGACGAAATCAATCCTTCCTTTGAACAAGTCGATGTGGTAATCATCAACGGTGCAAACGACGTCGTGAACCCGCTCGCAAAAACCGATCCGAATAGTCCGATTGCCGGAATGCCGATCCTCGATGTGGATAAGGCGAAAACGGTTATCGTAATCAAACGAAGCTTGAGCCCGGGATTCGCAGGGGTTCCAAACCCGTTGTTTATCCAAGACAACGCGCTTATGTATTTCCAAGACGGAAAGAAAGCCACTCAAGAAATCGTTGCCGCTCTCAAAGAAACCTAA
- a CDS encoding dienelactone hydrolase family protein — translation MKLFQINVRFILFFCIIVVGCKHSNDDSPWLLAGGSTVIAQQIEIQSITSGPVLIDQDSELTNYKFKIYNQTQNLILDGYFSKPAGSGPFPLIVMMHGCAGAHSNSDATKPPASLFTEWAGRGKDLGYATLLIDSFTPRNADQNQCNNGSNVGTSEVTDRPTDAYAALAYLKRSKIINNNRIVLLGWSHGGSSVLSTADTSTTTQYRTENSRPFRAVISFYPGCGLNNAFGGISTSQYLPYTHVKILAAGLDPLYTGGYCDTRISRAQTLGASAATNNSIAITVYPNTHHSFDEAKAVSAKFDANDVAAKPNADQEAVNFFQLYNP, via the coding sequence ATGAAGTTATTTCAAATCAACGTAAGATTCATTCTATTCTTTTGTATCATTGTTGTCGGTTGTAAACATTCGAACGATGATTCTCCCTGGCTTTTGGCGGGAGGTTCGACCGTAATCGCTCAACAAATCGAAATCCAAAGCATTACATCCGGTCCGGTTCTGATCGATCAAGATTCGGAACTTACGAACTACAAATTCAAAATTTACAATCAAACTCAAAATTTGATCTTGGACGGTTACTTTTCCAAACCGGCCGGATCGGGACCGTTCCCTTTGATCGTAATGATGCACGGTTGCGCGGGCGCTCATTCCAACAGCGACGCTACAAAACCGCCCGCTTCTCTTTTTACGGAATGGGCGGGCAGAGGAAAGGATCTCGGATATGCGACGCTTTTGATCGACAGTTTTACGCCGAGAAACGCGGATCAAAATCAATGCAATAACGGATCGAATGTCGGAACATCAGAAGTCACCGACAGACCGACGGACGCTTATGCCGCGCTCGCCTACCTCAAAAGATCCAAGATCATCAACAACAATCGAATCGTTTTGCTAGGATGGTCGCACGGAGGAAGCAGTGTTTTATCCACCGCCGACACAAGTACGACGACTCAATATCGAACCGAAAATTCCAGACCGTTCCGCGCCGTGATTTCTTTTTATCCGGGATGCGGTTTGAACAACGCGTTCGGGGGAATTTCCACGAGCCAATATCTGCCTTATACACACGTTAAAATTCTCGCGGCGGGTTTGGATCCGCTTTATACCGGCGGTTATTGCGACACGAGAATTTCCAGAGCACAAACGTTAGGCGCCAGCGCGGCAACCAACAACTCGATCGCGATAACCGTTTATCCGAACACACATCACAGCTTCGACGAAGCCAAAGCGGTTTCCGCAAAATTCGACGCAAACGACGTGGCCGCAAAACCGAACGCGGATCAGGAAGCGGTGAACTTTTTTCAGCTTTATAATCCATAA
- a CDS encoding WGR domain-containing protein, whose product MKHQLFFKDDSSDKFWNIESSGNSFTVTYGKTGTAGQTQTKTFADEATCLKEADKLLKEKIKKGYKESGAANYLETWKELSESKNLPEGFFKHFSFLTETKEDQEILAKLAAQVTKIRIDSSENVLIAELKYGDSSFTEPCEIRCNPPLANSPAKGLPKSYVKTSQVHNGIYFEDLGGGCIGFFGINEKGNMNEGGWEPEALEEGDNEEYLEALEEKELSISDVPCIIEFGQNWILSDPLKKTVHKEPAYLFVSHEDCEAVKIPGTDSLLFGQILLRILAQRILDIDSFPEVYS is encoded by the coding sequence ATGAAACATCAACTTTTTTTCAAAGATGATTCTTCCGATAAATTCTGGAACATCGAAAGTTCCGGAAACTCGTTTACGGTAACGTACGGAAAAACCGGAACCGCAGGGCAAACGCAAACAAAAACCTTCGCAGACGAAGCGACCTGCCTCAAAGAAGCGGATAAATTGCTCAAAGAAAAAATCAAAAAAGGATACAAGGAAAGCGGGGCCGCGAACTATCTCGAAACTTGGAAAGAACTCTCTGAAAGCAAGAATCTTCCCGAAGGGTTTTTCAAACATTTTTCCTTCTTAACCGAAACGAAAGAAGATCAGGAAATTTTAGCGAAACTTGCGGCTCAGGTTACGAAAATACGAATCGATTCTTCCGAAAACGTTTTGATCGCGGAGCTTAAATATGGAGATTCGAGTTTTACGGAACCCTGCGAAATTCGTTGTAATCCTCCTCTTGCAAATTCTCCCGCAAAAGGTTTACCGAAAAGTTACGTAAAAACTTCCCAGGTTCACAACGGAATCTACTTCGAAGATTTAGGCGGAGGTTGTATCGGATTTTTCGGAATCAACGAAAAAGGAAACATGAACGAAGGCGGATGGGAACCGGAAGCGCTGGAGGAAGGCGACAACGAAGAATATCTCGAAGCCTTGGAAGAAAAAGAACTCTCGATCAGCGACGTTCCTTGTATCATAGAATTCGGACAGAATTGGATCTTGAGCGATCCTTTGAAAAAAACGGTTCATAAAGAACCCGCGTATCTTTTCGTTTCGCACGAAGACTGCGAAGCGGTTAAGATTCCCGGAACGGATTCTCTTTTATTCGGACAAATTCTTTTGAGGATTCTCGCGCAGAGAATTTTGGATATCGATTCTTTCCCGGAAGTTTATTCTTAA
- a CDS encoding YbaN family protein: protein MEKKDYSDEVRLHRSKIIRFLLFITGSVSLALGIIGIFTPILPTTPFLLLSAACYARASHRFYNWLMNNRYFGSYIRDWRIHKMIPLRAKIIAISMIFLTMGTTVFFFIPILAVKILVSLIGILVVIYLIRIPTKPKS, encoded by the coding sequence ATGGAGAAAAAAGATTACAGCGACGAAGTTCGTTTGCATCGTTCCAAGATCATTCGTTTTTTATTGTTCATCACCGGTTCGGTTTCTTTGGCCTTAGGGATTATCGGGATTTTTACGCCGATTCTTCCCACGACCCCATTCTTACTTTTATCCGCGGCTTGTTATGCGAGGGCCTCGCATCGATTTTACAATTGGTTGATGAACAACCGATATTTCGGTTCTTATATCCGCGATTGGAGAATCCACAAAATGATTCCTCTTCGCGCGAAGATCATCGCGATCTCGATGATCTTTTTAACGATGGGAACGACCGTGTTCTTTTTTATTCCGATTTTAGCGGTGAAAATTCTAGTTTCGCTGATCGGCATTTTGGTCGTGATTTATT